A stretch of the Azorhizobium caulinodans ORS 571 genome encodes the following:
- a CDS encoding DNA polymerase III subunit delta' produces the protein MARAPAPKDDGEALEGDVLTGAPHPRRQDRLFGHAEVEADLMAEWRSGRLPHGLLIGGPEGVGKATMAYRIARFVLSGGAAPASQHSFDVPESHPVWRQVAALSHPDLLVLRRVPEPGEEKIPTVIPAEMVRKVRNFFGATAGSGGWRVCIVDAVDDLNAFGANALLKTLEEPPPRALFLLVTHAPGRVLPTIRSRTRAVRLKPLGGAEVLAALDHLAPALALEEADLPAAAAASGGSVRRAIVLARGEGMEVRAATQRALEQLPQPRMEELHALGARLQGDRGDGLDLFLETVSDWIAAEATSGLAGRARLVRLGEVWEKVRRSGAEADIYNLDRKALVFRIFTELAEAARA, from the coding sequence TTGGCGCGTGCACCCGCCCCGAAGGACGACGGCGAGGCGCTGGAGGGCGATGTCCTGACCGGCGCGCCGCATCCGCGGCGTCAGGATCGCCTGTTCGGTCATGCGGAAGTGGAAGCCGACCTCATGGCGGAATGGCGCTCGGGCCGCCTGCCGCACGGGCTGCTGATCGGCGGGCCGGAAGGGGTGGGCAAGGCGACCATGGCCTACCGCATTGCCCGCTTCGTCCTGTCGGGCGGCGCCGCGCCCGCCTCGCAGCACAGCTTCGATGTGCCGGAGAGCCACCCCGTCTGGCGGCAGGTGGCGGCGCTTTCCCATCCAGACCTCCTGGTGCTGCGGCGCGTGCCAGAGCCGGGCGAGGAGAAGATCCCGACCGTCATCCCCGCCGAGATGGTGCGCAAGGTGCGCAATTTCTTCGGCGCCACGGCGGGTTCCGGTGGCTGGCGCGTGTGCATCGTGGACGCGGTGGATGATCTCAACGCCTTCGGCGCCAATGCGCTGCTGAAGACGCTGGAAGAGCCGCCGCCGCGCGCGCTGTTCCTGCTGGTCACCCATGCGCCCGGCCGCGTGCTGCCGACCATCCGCTCACGCACCCGGGCTGTGCGGCTGAAGCCGCTGGGCGGGGCGGAGGTGCTGGCGGCGCTTGATCATCTGGCGCCGGCTCTGGCGCTGGAGGAGGCGGACCTGCCGGCGGCGGCCGCCGCCAGCGGGGGCAGCGTGCGGCGGGCGATCGTATTGGCGCGGGGCGAGGGCATGGAGGTGCGCGCGGCCACCCAGCGGGCGCTGGAACAGTTGCCGCAGCCGCGCATGGAGGAGCTTCACGCCCTCGGCGCGCGCTTGCAGGGCGACCGGGGCGACGGGCTCGACCTCTTTCTCGAGACGGTCAGCGACTGGATCGCGGCGGAGGCCACCTCGGGCCTTGCCGGGCGGGCGCGCCTTGTCCGGCTTGGCGAGGTGTGGGAGAAGGTGAGGCGAAGCGGCGCCGAGGCGGACATCTACAATCTTGACCGCAAGGCGCTGGTTTTTCGGATTTTCACCGAGCTCGCGGAGGCCGCGCGCGCCTGA
- the metG gene encoding methionine--tRNA ligase has translation MSSKRPFYITTAIAYPNGVPHMGHAYEAIATDCIARFKRLDGYDVRFLTGTDEHGIKMLQTAQKAGLTPRELLDRNVPAFKAMGPAFNLSNDDFIRTTEERHIKSSQAIWERMAAKGDIYKSTYSGWYSVRDEAYYAEDETTVNEQNVRLGPQGTPVEWVEEESYFFRLSAYQQKLLDFYAANPGFIMPEARRNEVVSFVSGGLQDLSISRTTFDWGIPVPGDPAHIMYVWVDALTNYITALGYPDTDAELFRKFWPADLHVIGKDIIRFHAVYWPAFLWSAGLEPPKRVFGHGFLFNRGEKMSKSVGNVVDPFGLVETYGVDATRYFFLREVSFGQDGSYSHEAIVNRMNADLANDLGNLAQRSLSMISKNLDGVVPEPGPLSPEDEAILALADGMLEKAREAMEVQAIHQYLAAVWAVVAEANRYFAAQAPWALRKTDPKRMETVLWTTAEVIRQVAILAQPVMPESAGKMLDLLVVPAEQRGFDVLGGTFRLPGGTAIPAPTGVFPRYVEPEAPAAG, from the coding sequence ATGTCTTCCAAGCGGCCCTTCTACATCACCACCGCCATCGCCTATCCCAACGGCGTGCCGCACATGGGCCACGCGTATGAGGCGATCGCCACCGACTGCATCGCCCGCTTCAAGCGGCTCGACGGCTATGACGTGCGCTTCCTCACTGGCACGGACGAGCATGGCATCAAGATGCTCCAGACCGCCCAGAAGGCGGGCCTGACGCCGCGCGAGCTGCTGGACCGCAACGTGCCCGCCTTCAAGGCCATGGGCCCGGCCTTCAACCTCTCCAATGACGACTTCATCCGCACCACGGAGGAGCGGCACATCAAGTCGTCGCAGGCCATCTGGGAGCGCATGGCGGCGAAGGGGGACATCTACAAGTCCACCTATTCCGGCTGGTATTCCGTGCGCGACGAGGCCTATTACGCCGAAGACGAGACCACGGTGAACGAGCAGAACGTCCGGCTCGGCCCGCAAGGCACGCCGGTGGAATGGGTGGAGGAGGAGAGCTATTTCTTCCGCCTCTCCGCCTATCAGCAGAAGCTGCTCGACTTCTACGCCGCAAATCCCGGCTTCATCATGCCGGAGGCCCGGCGCAACGAGGTGGTGAGCTTCGTCTCTGGCGGCCTGCAGGATCTCTCCATCTCGCGCACCACCTTCGACTGGGGCATTCCGGTGCCCGGCGATCCGGCGCACATCATGTATGTGTGGGTGGACGCGCTGACCAACTACATCACCGCGCTCGGTTATCCCGACACGGATGCGGAGCTGTTCCGCAAGTTCTGGCCGGCGGACCTGCACGTCATCGGCAAGGACATCATCCGCTTCCATGCGGTCTATTGGCCTGCCTTCCTGTGGTCGGCGGGGCTGGAGCCGCCCAAGCGCGTGTTCGGCCACGGCTTCCTGTTCAACCGCGGGGAGAAGATGTCGAAGTCGGTCGGCAATGTCGTCGATCCGTTCGGGCTCGTGGAGACTTATGGCGTCGACGCCACGCGCTATTTCTTCCTGCGTGAAGTCTCCTTCGGCCAGGACGGCTCCTACAGCCACGAGGCCATCGTGAACCGCATGAATGCGGATCTCGCGAACGACCTCGGCAACCTCGCCCAGCGCTCGCTGTCGATGATCTCGAAGAATCTCGACGGCGTCGTGCCGGAGCCCGGCCCGCTCTCACCGGAGGACGAGGCCATCCTCGCGCTCGCGGACGGCATGCTGGAGAAGGCCCGCGAGGCCATGGAGGTGCAGGCCATCCACCAGTATCTCGCCGCCGTCTGGGCGGTGGTGGCGGAGGCCAACCGCTATTTTGCGGCTCAGGCGCCCTGGGCCCTGCGCAAGACCGATCCCAAGCGCATGGAAACGGTGCTCTGGACCACGGCCGAGGTGATCCGCCAGGTCGCCATCCTCGCCCAGCCGGTAATGCCGGAGAGCGCGGGCAAGATGCTCGACCTGCTGGTGGTGCCGGCGGAGCAGCGTGGCTTCGACGTGCTGGGCGGCACCTTCCGCCTGCCCGGCGGCACCGCTATCCCGGCGCCGACCGGTGTTTTCCCGCGCTATGTGGAGCCGGAAGCGCCCGCCGCCGGCTGA
- a CDS encoding tripartite tricarboxylate transporter substrate binding protein: MTRLTALLALALALICGPLHAQEDYPNRPIRLIVPFAAGGSTDIVARIIAAKMSEILKQQVIVDNRGGAGGNLGAAAVAKAAPDGYTVLMGTVATHAINPALYTKMPYDPVKDFAPVSLLVNVPNVVIVHPSLNVKTTEELIALLKANPGKYEYASSGIGTPLHLSGALFESMAGVKMVHVPYKGAGPAMLDVVSGQVKIMFDNLPSAIGHIRKGSVVGLAVTTKDRSPAAPDLPTVSESGLPGYETYSWNAIFAPAGTPMAIIDKLAKAGAAAVADPDVKAKLADISAVSVGSTPDALAAHVKAELAKWGPVVKASGASINE, from the coding sequence ATGACACGTCTGACGGCCCTGCTGGCTCTCGCGCTGGCCCTGATCTGCGGCCCCCTGCATGCGCAGGAGGATTATCCCAACCGGCCGATCCGCCTCATCGTGCCCTTCGCGGCCGGTGGTTCGACGGACATCGTCGCCCGCATCATCGCCGCCAAGATGAGCGAGATCCTGAAGCAGCAGGTGATCGTGGACAATCGCGGCGGCGCCGGCGGCAACCTCGGCGCGGCGGCTGTCGCGAAGGCCGCACCTGACGGTTACACGGTGCTGATGGGGACGGTGGCGACGCACGCCATCAATCCGGCCCTCTACACCAAGATGCCCTACGATCCGGTGAAGGACTTCGCCCCGGTCTCGCTGCTGGTGAACGTGCCCAACGTGGTGATCGTCCACCCCTCGCTGAACGTGAAGACCACGGAAGAGTTGATCGCCCTGCTGAAGGCCAATCCGGGCAAATATGAATATGCCTCCTCGGGCATCGGCACGCCGCTGCACCTCTCCGGCGCGCTGTTCGAGAGCATGGCGGGCGTGAAGATGGTGCACGTGCCCTACAAGGGCGCCGGACCGGCCATGCTGGACGTGGTGAGCGGTCAGGTGAAGATCATGTTCGACAACCTGCCCTCGGCCATCGGCCATATCCGCAAGGGCTCCGTCGTCGGCCTTGCCGTCACCACCAAGGACCGCTCGCCCGCCGCGCCGGACCTGCCCACCGTCTCGGAATCCGGCCTGCCCGGCTATGAGACCTATAGCTGGAACGCCATCTTCGCCCCGGCCGGCACGCCCATGGCCATCATCGACAAGCTGGCCAAGGCCGGCGCGGCGGCCGTGGCCGATCCGGACGTGAAGGCCAAGCTCGCGGACATCAGCGCCGTCTCCGTCGGCAGCACGCCCGATGCACTGGCGGCCCATGTGAAGGCGGAACTCGCCAAATGGGGGCCGGTCGTGAAAGCCTCGGGCGCCTCGATCAACGAGTGA
- a CDS encoding biotin transporter BioY has product MTIPLARIAFRSRVARLLLVTVGTAALAGSAQVNVPMVPVPMTLQSYALVTLAALAGWRLAGEITLAYLVVGLLGLPVFSGAKGGISVLLGPTGGYLAGFLIAALVVGYLAERSRHTTLSLIGLMALGHAILLTIGVGWLATKIGIPLSVEKGLVPFLPGAVVKILLAAATLLLVERIPTKGAGD; this is encoded by the coding sequence ATGACCATTCCGCTCGCCCGCATCGCCTTCCGCTCGCGCGTCGCGCGCCTCCTGCTGGTGACCGTCGGTACCGCAGCCCTCGCGGGCAGTGCGCAGGTCAACGTGCCCATGGTGCCTGTCCCCATGACGCTGCAGAGCTATGCCCTGGTCACCCTCGCCGCCCTCGCCGGATGGCGCCTCGCGGGCGAGATCACGCTGGCCTACCTCGTGGTGGGCCTTCTCGGCCTGCCGGTGTTTTCGGGCGCGAAGGGCGGCATTTCTGTCCTGCTCGGGCCCACGGGCGGCTATCTGGCCGGCTTTCTCATCGCCGCACTGGTGGTGGGATATCTGGCGGAGCGCAGCCGGCATACGACCCTGTCGCTGATCGGCCTGATGGCTTTGGGCCACGCCATTCTCCTCACCATCGGCGTTGGCTGGCTGGCCACGAAAATCGGCATTCCGCTCTCCGTGGAGAAAGGGCTCGTGCCCTTCCTGCCCGGTGCAGTGGTGAAGATTCTTCTGGCGGCTGCGACACTTCTGCTGGTGGAGCGCATCCCCACCAAAGGCGCCGGCGATTGA
- a CDS encoding TatD family hydrolase codes for MLVDSHCHLDFPDFAAELPDVVARAKAAGVSHLVTISTRVRRFPEILAIAERFDEVSCSVGTHPHQAAEELDITTADLVRLSAHPKVVAIGEVGLDYHYDNSPREAQAHGFHTHIAAARETGLPLVIHAREADDDVAEILETESAKGAFPFLLHCYTGGADLAHRAVKLGGYVSFSGVITFKKSEDLRALAASLPQDRLLVETDAPFLAPTPHRGKRNEPAFVRNTAMVLAETLGVSLEEIGAVTTENFYRLFSKARRT; via the coding sequence ATGCTCGTCGACAGCCACTGCCACCTCGACTTTCCCGATTTCGCCGCCGAACTGCCCGATGTGGTGGCGCGCGCCAAGGCGGCGGGGGTGTCGCACCTCGTGACCATTTCGACGCGGGTGAGGCGTTTTCCGGAAATCCTCGCCATTGCCGAGCGCTTTGACGAGGTGAGCTGCTCGGTGGGCACCCATCCCCATCAGGCGGCGGAGGAACTGGACATCACCACCGCCGATCTGGTGCGGTTGTCCGCCCATCCCAAGGTGGTGGCGATCGGCGAGGTGGGGCTGGATTATCATTACGACAACAGCCCCCGCGAGGCGCAGGCGCACGGCTTCCACACCCACATCGCCGCCGCGCGCGAGACCGGCCTGCCGCTGGTGATCCATGCCCGCGAGGCGGATGATGACGTGGCCGAGATCCTGGAGACTGAAAGCGCCAAGGGCGCCTTTCCCTTCCTGCTGCATTGCTACACGGGTGGGGCTGATCTGGCGCACCGCGCGGTGAAGCTGGGCGGCTATGTGTCCTTCTCGGGCGTCATCACCTTCAAGAAGAGCGAGGACCTGCGTGCGCTCGCGGCCAGTCTGCCGCAGGACCGGCTGCTGGTGGAGACGGACGCGCCCTTCCTCGCGCCGACGCCCCATCGCGGCAAGCGCAACGAGCCGGCCTTCGTGCGCAACACGGCGATGGTGCTGGCGGAAACGCTTGGCGTGAGCCTTGAGGAGATCGGCGCCGTCACCACGGAGAATTTCTACAGGCTGTTCTCCAAGGCGCGGCGGACATAA
- a CDS encoding CoA-binding protein, with amino-acid sequence MDHDHYADAYIRGILDGVKTIAIVGASANAVRPSFFVTKYLAERGYRVFPVNPGQAGKEIAGLPAYARLADISEPVDMVDVFRASEHVPQVLDEVLALSPLPKVLWLQLGVRHAEVARKAEAAGLKVVMNRCPKIEYGRLSGEIGWTGVNSRTISAKRPKRLGQGVQRLSISRTSTPPE; translated from the coding sequence TTGGACCACGATCATTATGCGGACGCCTACATCCGGGGGATCCTGGACGGTGTGAAGACCATCGCCATCGTGGGCGCGAGCGCCAATGCGGTGCGCCCCTCCTTCTTCGTGACCAAGTATCTCGCCGAGCGCGGCTATCGCGTCTTCCCGGTCAATCCGGGGCAGGCGGGCAAGGAGATCGCCGGCCTGCCGGCCTACGCCCGGCTGGCGGACATTTCCGAACCCGTCGATATGGTCGACGTCTTCCGTGCCTCCGAGCACGTGCCGCAGGTGCTCGATGAGGTGCTGGCTCTTTCGCCGCTCCCGAAGGTGCTCTGGCTCCAGCTCGGCGTGCGCCACGCCGAGGTGGCCCGCAAGGCGGAGGCCGCGGGTCTTAAGGTGGTGATGAACCGCTGCCCCAAGATCGAGTACGGCCGGCTGTCCGGCGAGATCGGATGGACCGGCGTCAACAGCCGCACCATTTCTGCGAAGAGGCCCAAGCGGCTGGGGCAGGGCGTGCAGCGCCTCTCCATCAGCCGTACATCGACACCGCCCGAATAG
- a CDS encoding O-acetylhomoserine aminocarboxypropyltransferase — protein MSERTPGFSTLAIHAGAQPDPTTGARATPIYQTTSFVFDDVDHAAALFGLQTFGNIYTRIGNPTVAVLEERVAALEGGTAALAVASGHAAQHLVFHTLLTSGDEFVASRKLYGGSINQFNHAFKSYGWNVAWADPDNVSSFERAITPKTKAIFIESLANPGGIVTDIKAISAVAKKAGIPLIVDNTLATPYLWRPIEHGADIVIHSATKFLGGHGNSIGGVIVDAGTFDWTASGRYPFLTQPRPEYQGIVLHETFGNFAFAIAARVLGLRDLGPALSPFNAFLILTGIETLGLRVQRHSDNALAVANFLSTHPAVEGVSYAGLPGDRYHDLAKAYLPKGAGAVFTFRLKGGYQAGVNLVSNVELFSHLANIGDTRSLIIHPASTTHRQLSDEQKTLAGAGPEVVRLSVGIEDVADIIADLDQALAKA, from the coding sequence ATGAGCGAACGCACGCCCGGTTTTTCCACCCTCGCCATTCACGCGGGGGCTCAGCCCGACCCCACCACCGGCGCGCGGGCAACGCCCATCTACCAGACCACCTCCTTCGTCTTCGACGACGTGGACCATGCGGCGGCGCTGTTCGGGCTCCAGACCTTCGGCAACATCTACACGCGCATCGGCAACCCGACCGTCGCTGTGCTGGAGGAGCGGGTGGCGGCGCTGGAAGGCGGCACGGCGGCGCTTGCGGTCGCATCCGGCCATGCGGCGCAGCATCTGGTGTTCCACACGCTGCTGACGTCTGGCGACGAATTCGTCGCCTCGCGCAAGCTCTATGGCGGCTCCATCAACCAGTTCAACCATGCCTTCAAGAGCTACGGCTGGAACGTCGCCTGGGCCGATCCCGATAATGTCTCCAGCTTCGAGCGGGCCATCACGCCGAAGACCAAGGCGATCTTCATCGAGAGCCTCGCCAACCCCGGCGGCATCGTCACCGACATCAAGGCCATCTCGGCGGTCGCGAAGAAGGCAGGCATCCCGCTGATCGTCGATAACACGCTGGCGACGCCCTACCTCTGGCGGCCAATCGAGCATGGCGCGGACATCGTCATCCATTCCGCCACCAAGTTCCTGGGCGGTCACGGCAATTCCATCGGCGGCGTGATCGTGGACGCGGGCACGTTCGACTGGACGGCCAGCGGGCGCTATCCTTTCCTCACCCAGCCCCGGCCCGAGTATCAGGGCATCGTGCTGCACGAGACCTTCGGTAATTTCGCCTTCGCCATCGCCGCCCGCGTCCTGGGCCTGCGCGATCTCGGGCCGGCGCTCTCGCCCTTCAATGCCTTCCTGATCCTCACCGGCATCGAGACGCTGGGACTGCGCGTGCAGCGCCACAGCGACAATGCGCTGGCGGTGGCCAATTTCCTGAGCACCCATCCGGCAGTGGAAGGGGTGAGCTATGCGGGGCTGCCGGGTGACCGCTACCATGACCTCGCCAAGGCCTATCTGCCGAAGGGCGCGGGTGCGGTCTTCACCTTCCGGCTGAAGGGCGGCTATCAGGCGGGCGTGAACCTCGTCTCCAATGTCGAGCTGTTCTCGCATCTCGCCAATATCGGCGACACCCGCTCGCTCATCATCCACCCCGCTTCCACCACCCACCGCCAGCTCTCGGACGAGCAGAAGACGCTGGCCGGTGCCGGCCCCGAGGTGGTGCGTCTGTCGGTCGGCATCGAGGACGTGGCGGACATCATTGCCGATCTCGATCAGGCGCTTGCGAAGGCCTGA
- a CDS encoding LysR family transcriptional regulator has translation MELRTLRAFVEVVRQGGFSQAAKAVFATQSTISKAVKQLEDELGVPLLDRVGHKSRLTAAGEIVYRRAVTMLAERDDLVAELGELRGLKRGSLRLGLPPLGSDTLYAPLFALYRSRYPGIDIQLVEHGSARLEEMILAGDLDLAGSLLPITDEFEWQSVHDEPLVALVADTHPLAGAASCRLADLAASPFLFFEEGFALNKVLREACQKQGITPQIAARSGQIDFLVGLAAAGLGTAFLPRMIAEQRHHPGVARVLLDEPDTAWHMALVWRRGGYLSHAARAWLALAREVHGARN, from the coding sequence ATGGAACTGCGCACACTCCGCGCCTTCGTGGAGGTGGTCCGGCAGGGCGGCTTTTCCCAGGCCGCCAAGGCCGTCTTCGCCACCCAGAGCACCATCAGCAAGGCGGTGAAGCAACTGGAGGACGAGCTGGGCGTCCCCCTGCTCGACCGCGTCGGGCACAAGAGCCGGCTTACGGCCGCGGGCGAGATCGTCTATCGCCGCGCCGTGACCATGCTGGCCGAGCGGGACGATCTGGTGGCCGAACTCGGGGAGTTGCGCGGCCTCAAGCGCGGCAGCCTGCGCCTCGGCCTGCCGCCGCTTGGCAGCGATACCCTCTATGCGCCGCTCTTCGCGCTCTACCGGAGCCGCTATCCGGGCATCGACATCCAGCTCGTGGAACACGGCAGCGCGCGTCTCGAGGAGATGATCCTCGCCGGCGATCTCGACCTTGCCGGATCGCTCCTGCCCATCACCGACGAATTCGAGTGGCAGTCGGTGCATGACGAGCCGCTGGTGGCGCTGGTGGCCGACACCCACCCCCTGGCCGGCGCCGCATCCTGCCGGCTGGCCGATCTTGCCGCCTCGCCCTTCCTCTTCTTCGAGGAAGGCTTCGCGCTCAACAAGGTACTGCGGGAGGCCTGCCAGAAGCAGGGAATCACCCCCCAGATTGCCGCCCGCAGCGGCCAGATCGACTTCCTCGTGGGGCTGGCGGCAGCGGGCCTCGGCACGGCCTTCCTGCCCCGCATGATCGCCGAGCAGCGCCACCATCCGGGCGTTGCCCGCGTGCTGCTGGACGAGCCGGACACCGCCTGGCACATGGCGCTGGTCTGGCGCCGGGGCGGTTATCTGTCCCACGCCGCCCGCGCCTGGCTCGCGCTCGCCCGCGAGGTCCACGGCGCGCGCAACTGA
- a CDS encoding CidA/LrgA family protein, whose translation MPRSLSTRLSMLHRTRPVQIAVLGAFWFFGDTAARAMGLPIPGGVIGMLALLTLLGTGLMKVTSVGGGAKVLLAEMLLFFVPSVLAVLDHREFIGAVGLKIAAVIFVGTVMVMVVTALTVDLCYRWQARHA comes from the coding sequence ATGCCCCGTTCCCTCAGTACCCGCCTCTCCATGCTGCACCGCACTCGCCCGGTGCAGATCGCCGTTCTCGGCGCCTTCTGGTTCTTCGGCGACACGGCCGCGCGCGCCATGGGCCTGCCCATTCCCGGCGGCGTCATCGGCATGCTGGCGCTGCTCACGCTGCTCGGCACCGGCCTGATGAAGGTGACGAGCGTCGGCGGCGGCGCGAAGGTGCTGCTGGCGGAAATGCTGCTCTTCTTCGTGCCGTCCGTTCTCGCCGTGCTCGACCACCGCGAGTTCATCGGTGCCGTCGGTCTCAAGATCGCCGCCGTGATCTTCGTCGGCACGGTCATGGTGATGGTGGTCACGGCCCTCACCGTGGACCTCTGCTACCGCTGGCAGGCCCGTCATGCCTGA
- a CDS encoding LrgB family protein, with translation MPDALQSLLGALFWSLVTIGCYALARLINQKARAWWSSPLMLTPVAVGAIVVLLHTGYASYIQGTHWLALMMGPATVAFAIPLYEHRATIRKHWPVLLAGVAIGSITAMGTAFALAYWLDIPSVLRASLMPRSTSTPFAMAASSEIGGMPELTAVFVIITGATGAAVGETLLRFMPVRSSLARGAVLGMGAHGAGVAKAHQMGSEEGSIAGLVMILAGCFNLLMAPIVAMVMG, from the coding sequence ATGCCTGATGCCTTGCAGAGCCTTCTGGGCGCGCTGTTCTGGTCGCTGGTGACCATCGGCTGCTACGCGCTGGCGCGGCTCATCAATCAGAAGGCGCGGGCCTGGTGGTCGTCGCCGCTGATGCTCACGCCGGTCGCCGTGGGCGCCATCGTTGTCCTGCTGCACACGGGCTATGCCTCCTACATCCAGGGCACGCACTGGCTGGCGCTGATGATGGGTCCGGCGACGGTTGCCTTCGCCATTCCGCTCTATGAACACCGCGCCACCATCCGCAAGCATTGGCCGGTGCTGCTGGCGGGCGTCGCCATCGGCAGCATCACCGCCATGGGAACGGCCTTTGCGCTCGCCTACTGGCTGGACATTCCTTCCGTGCTGCGGGCGAGCCTCATGCCCCGCTCCACCAGCACGCCCTTCGCCATGGCGGCCTCCAGCGAGATCGGCGGCATGCCGGAACTGACCGCCGTCTTCGTCATCATCACCGGCGCGACCGGTGCGGCGGTCGGCGAGACGTTGCTACGCTTCATGCCCGTCCGCTCCTCGCTGGCCCGTGGCGCCGTGCTCGGCATGGGCGCCCATGGCGCAGGCGTCGCCAAGGCTCACCAGATGGGATCGGAAGAAGGGTCCATCGCCGGCCTCGTGATGATCCTCGCCGGCTGCTTCAATCTGCTCATGGCGCCGATCGTGGCGATGGTCATGGGCTGA
- a CDS encoding COX15/CtaA family protein gives MALAGAPVAARSPRAVQVWLYAVAALIVLMVVVGGATRLTESGLSITEWKPITGALPPLSEADWQAEFDRYKTIPQYEILNKGMGLEAFKTIYWWEWGHRLLGRVIGLAFFLPFLYFALTGALRGTLLARCFGLFLLGGLQGAVGWWMVASGLTEHTSVSQYRLAVHLTLACIILTAIVAVARSLSPLAAQALPARVRLTARVLVGLVLLQIFAGGLVAGLDAGMSFNTWPLMDGHLVPAAGQLGAMQPLWRNLFENAMTVQFVHRSIAYLIFALAFLHLLDCLRLGGTAARRATLVFALVAAQAMLGILTLVHMVPLDLALAHQLGATLVLIAAMIHASDSNRRQIVA, from the coding sequence ATGGCTCTCGCCGGCGCGCCTGTCGCGGCGCGGTCACCTCGCGCGGTCCAGGTCTGGCTCTATGCGGTGGCCGCCCTCATCGTGCTGATGGTGGTGGTGGGCGGCGCGACCCGCCTCACCGAATCCGGCCTCTCCATCACCGAGTGGAAGCCGATAACGGGCGCCCTGCCACCGCTCTCGGAGGCGGACTGGCAGGCCGAGTTCGACCGCTACAAGACCATTCCCCAGTATGAAATCCTCAACAAGGGCATGGGCCTCGAAGCCTTCAAGACCATCTATTGGTGGGAATGGGGCCATCGCCTGCTCGGCCGTGTCATCGGCCTCGCCTTCTTCCTCCCCTTCCTCTATTTCGCGCTGACCGGCGCCCTGCGCGGCACTTTGCTCGCCCGCTGCTTCGGACTGTTCCTGCTCGGCGGTCTTCAGGGCGCGGTGGGCTGGTGGATGGTGGCCTCGGGCCTCACGGAGCACACGTCCGTCAGCCAGTATCGCCTCGCCGTCCACCTGACGCTCGCGTGCATCATCCTCACCGCCATCGTTGCCGTGGCCCGCAGCCTTTCCCCTCTTGCTGCGCAGGCCCTGCCCGCTCGCGTGCGGCTGACGGCGCGTGTGCTGGTCGGCCTTGTCCTGCTCCAGATCTTCGCCGGCGGCCTCGTGGCCGGCCTCGATGCCGGCATGTCCTTCAACACCTGGCCGCTGATGGACGGCCATCTGGTGCCCGCCGCGGGCCAGCTCGGCGCCATGCAGCCGCTGTGGCGCAATCTCTTCGAGAACGCGATGACGGTTCAGTTCGTGCACCGGAGCATCGCCTATCTCATCTTCGCGCTGGCCTTCCTGCACCTTCTGGATTGCCTCCGCCTCGGCGGCACCGCCGCCCGCCGCGCCACGCTTGTGTTCGCGCTGGTGGCAGCTCAGGCGATGCTCGGCATTCTGACGCTGGTGCATATGGTGCCGCTCGATCTGGCGCTGGCCCATCAACTGGGCGCGACGCTGGTGCTCATCGCGGCCATGATCCACGCCAGCGACAGCAACCGCCGCCAGATCGTGGCCTGA
- a CDS encoding DUF2842 domain-containing protein — MRQRVRKLIGTVLLLVLVVVWAVSAMALAQGRVTDLPWAWQTVSYILLGTLWVIPAGLLIRWMERPDRPRPS; from the coding sequence ATGCGTCAGCGGGTGCGCAAGTTGATCGGAACGGTCCTGCTGCTGGTGCTGGTGGTCGTCTGGGCGGTGAGCGCCATGGCGCTGGCCCAGGGCCGCGTGACCGATCTGCCGTGGGCGTGGCAGACGGTGAGCTACATCCTGCTCGGAACGCTTTGGGTGATCCCCGCCGGCCTGCTGATCCGCTGGATGGAGCGGCCCGATCGTCCGCGCCCGTCCTGA